One Streptomyces formicae genomic window, CCGTCGGCCCCGTCGTAGTCGAAGAGCTCACCGAGCCAGAGCCGGTCGACGTACGGCAGGAGTTCGGCGTACAGATTCGCGCTGGAGGCGAAGCCGTCCGCCTCGCGGTACTGGTTGCACGAGTGAAGGTCGACCACCGGGGCGGTCTCGCCGGACCGGGCGAGTGCCTTGCGGACCCGCTTCATGGTGGTCCTGTCGTACGCCACGTCGTCCAAGTAGAGCCCGTCGACGCCCACGACCCGGCGCAGCCGCTCGATGCCGCACACGTAGGAGTTGTGCCAGCGCGAGTCGCCGGACGTGACGACCGCGACGTCACCGACGTCCGGCGCCACCCAGCCGGGCACGTGGCCGTCGCCCAGGTGTTCCCTGAGCCAGGCGTGCCCGCCGCCGGGCCCTGCGGCGAAGATCTCGTCGCCGAACGAGGCGAGGACCGGCAACTCCGGCGTGTGGCGGGTGAGTTCGCGGACCGTGTCGTACACCTTCACGCGGACGCCGAGCCGGTGTGCCTCGTCCGTGTAGGCGCGCAGCACCTCGGCGGCGAGCAGCGGATCGTTGATGTAGGGATTGGGAGGTGTGGCGTGGTGCAGATTGACGACGTTCGCGCCGTACGCCGCGACCTCGCCCGGCGAGGCGTACGCGTGGTAGTAGCGCTCGGCGAGGTGTCCGCCCGGGTCGAGCGGTTTGAACGGGGTGAGGAGGAGCCGGAACTCGAAGCGGCGGCTCTCGCCCGCGCGCAGCCGCAGCGGCCCGCTGAACGCGGTCAGCTCGCGCGTCCCGGCGACCGTGCGAAGACGCACGCCACCCGCCCCGTCGCCCGCCCAGGAGTCTGGTGTGACCAGGGGCTTCTCGCGGTAGTAGTTGGTGTTCAGGGGGCGCGCGTAGTGCTCGTCGCGCAGCGAGAGCTGGAGGCCGGCCGCCGGGTCGCCGAGCCAGAAGGCGTCCTGGTTGCGGGTGGGCGTGTCCCAGCTCCAGTCGTACGTCGCGGGGCAGGCGCGGCCGGTCAGGCCGAGCCCCATCGCGTACCGCGCGATCTCCTCGCGCACCGGCACGGCGAGACGCACGTCGAGCTCGGTCTCCGCGATCGCCTCGACGGTGGCCCGCACGACGAGGAAGCCGTCGGCCTCCAACTCGCCCTCGGTGTGCAGGAGTACGTCCTGCCCGGTGGCCCGCGCCGACCAGCGTGCCCGCGCCGGGCCCGGCTGGTCGACCGCGAGCGGCTCGTGCTCCAGGGGGCGTCCGACGTCGAACGTCACCGGGGCGGCGAGCAGATCGCGCTCGGGGCCGTCGGTCCGCGTGACGGACGGGGTGAAGGTGGAGGTGATCCGGTGCGGGAGCCCCTCGGGGCCCAGCTCGACGGAGCGGCCCAGGAGGGTGAGCCGCTGCCCGTCGATCTTCACGGGGGCGAACGGCGGGACCACTTCGTCGTCCTGTGCCAGCGTCGAGTCCAGCCAGCCGAGGCGGGCGAACCGTTCCGGTTCGCCCGCGCCGTGATCGTCGACGACGGCGTCGCCGACCGTGAGCACCAGGGGAAGCACCCGTTCCGGGGAGCCCTGCGCACGGACCGCGATCTCCGCCTCGTACCGGCCCGGCGTCGCGTCCTCGGGCACCTCGACGCCGAACCACAGCGCGCCCACCCCGTCCGCGGCCACCTCCACGCGCCGTGCGAACGCGGCGCCGCGGGCGTCGACGCCGCCGGTGCTCAGACAGCGGGCCGGGAACGGCAGCCCGCGCAGCTCGGCGCGTACGTCCGTGAGGTCGGTGAGCGCGTACACGCCGGCCTGCACCGCGTGGAACTCGCCTCGGTCGGCCGTGCCCGCGAGCGGGGCGCCGGGATCGGTGAGCGCCCAGCGTGCGGGCAGCCGCGCGTAGCGGCCCAGCGGATGCTCCCTGTCCTCGCCGAAGAGCAGGAAGGGCTCGCCCTCGTGCGCCCGCCGCAGGGCCGCGCGCTCGGCCCCGGTCGCCGCGAAGCCGAGGGGCGCGAACGAGTCGACCGCGCTCGCCGCCTCGTAGCGGAACGCCTCGGCGCGGGGGAGGGCCGCCCAGGTGCCGGGGTCGTCGAGCCCGCAGCGGTGCACCCAGCCGGGGTCGGCCGTCCTGGTGGGCGGGCGGTAGGCGGCCTGCGGGTAGTAGGGCTTGCCCGTGTGCGCGTACGGCAGGTAGTGCACGGCGTACGCGCCGGGCCCCGCCACCGGCTCGAAGGCGATGCGGCCGCGTTCGTCGGTCACCTCCACGGCCACGGTGTTGTGCACGCGCAGCCCCGAGGGGGCGAGGACGATCACGTCCACGTCCCGCGCGGTGGAATCCTGGCGTCGCCACGGCAGTTCGGCGGCGACGGCCGGGGCCGCGGCGGTGACGTCCACCAGGAGGCGATGATTTCCGTAGACGTCCTGATCCCAGATGCCGATGCCGCACTCCAGCTCGGGATGGCCGGGCCGCGGTCCTGTCTCACCCATCTGTTGCTCCCCAAGGGCGCTGTTTATTAGGTAAGTTTCTCAATCGCTCCGGGTCACCCTGGGGATGAACCGATCATGCTGTCAAGGGGGAGGGACCCATGAGTGGCGACCCGTTGAGTGGCGATCCGTCACTGCTGCGACGGCTGAACACGGCGGCCGCGCTGCGCGTGCTGCGCGAGCGCGCCGAGATCACCGTGCCGGAACTGGCCTCGCTGATCGGCGTTTCCCGGCCCACCGCCCAGGACCTCACCGCCCAACTCCTGCGCGAGGGAAGGCTGGTGGAGCTCTCGCCGGGCAGCGGGAACGTCGGCAGGCCCGCCCGCCGCTTCCGCTTCCGCGCCGAGGCGGGCCATGTGCTCGGCGTCGACATCGGCGCGCACAAGATCCTGGTGCTCGCCGCCGACCTGCTCG contains:
- a CDS encoding glycoside hydrolase domain-containing protein, encoding MGETGPRPGHPELECGIGIWDQDVYGNHRLLVDVTAAAPAVAAELPWRRQDSTARDVDVIVLAPSGLRVHNTVAVEVTDERGRIAFEPVAGPGAYAVHYLPYAHTGKPYYPQAAYRPPTRTADPGWVHRCGLDDPGTWAALPRAEAFRYEAASAVDSFAPLGFAATGAERAALRRAHEGEPFLLFGEDREHPLGRYARLPARWALTDPGAPLAGTADRGEFHAVQAGVYALTDLTDVRAELRGLPFPARCLSTGGVDARGAAFARRVEVAADGVGALWFGVEVPEDATPGRYEAEIAVRAQGSPERVLPLVLTVGDAVVDDHGAGEPERFARLGWLDSTLAQDDEVVPPFAPVKIDGQRLTLLGRSVELGPEGLPHRITSTFTPSVTRTDGPERDLLAAPVTFDVGRPLEHEPLAVDQPGPARARWSARATGQDVLLHTEGELEADGFLVVRATVEAIAETELDVRLAVPVREEIARYAMGLGLTGRACPATYDWSWDTPTRNQDAFWLGDPAAGLQLSLRDEHYARPLNTNYYREKPLVTPDSWAGDGAGGVRLRTVAGTRELTAFSGPLRLRAGESRRFEFRLLLTPFKPLDPGGHLAERYYHAYASPGEVAAYGANVVNLHHATPPNPYINDPLLAAEVLRAYTDEAHRLGVRVKVYDTVRELTRHTPELPVLASFGDEIFAAGPGGGHAWLREHLGDGHVPGWVAPDVGDVAVVTSGDSRWHNSYVCGIERLRRVVGVDGLYLDDVAYDRTTMKRVRKALARSGETAPVVDLHSCNQYREADGFASSANLYAELLPYVDRLWLGELFDYDGADGADPAYWLVEISGIPFGLMGEMLEGGGNPWRGLVFGMTGRAPMTDVRPLWRAFDRLKMPEAELTGWWAGEPPVRTGHADVLASTWRGPGGTATALASWAPEPVDVVLTAADGRPVEAHAPAIEGFQEERRFPAGEPVPVAPGRGWLLSVGPTSP